From one Anaerotignum faecicola genomic stretch:
- a CDS encoding oxidoreductase: MVYKEFQDLKLSALGMGAMRLPVTEGDDSVIDEAATAEMV; the protein is encoded by the coding sequence ATGGTATACAAAGAGTTTCAGGATTTAAAGCTGTCTGCCCTCGGGATGGGGGCCATGCGCCTTCCGGTAACGGAAGGAGACGATTCCGTCATTGACGAGGCAGCCACAGCAGAAATGGTC